DNA sequence from the Candidatus Limnocylindrales bacterium genome:
GCAGCTCGTTGAACCGTACTTCCAGGCGATAGCGCTCCACGAACGTCGTCGCCGCTTCCAGCTCGTGCCCGCACAGCTCGAGCTCCAGAAGCGCGTGATCGACCTTGAGTGCGGCGCGCGACAGCGCCGAGGCCGCCTCGCGGACGATCTCGCGGCGGATGTCGTCGACGGCATCCTCCAGCGGCAACCTCTGTCGCAGCCGGTCCAGATACTCGCTGCGATAGCCGCGTGCTTCCAGGTCGCGGACGAGAAGCTCCCAGCGGCGCTCCGCCATGACCGGCATGTTGCCGCGGACGATCGTCGCGGGCCACGACGCCGGCGCGATTTTTTCCGATGAGCGGCGATCGTGCCTTCCGACCGCCCTGGCAGGGGGATAGGTTGCGGCGTCATGCGCTCCCGCAGCCGTCGCGCGTTCCGCGCAGTTTGGATGGCGATCGCCGCCGTGCCGCTGGCAGCGACGGTTGCGGCCTCGGCCATCGTCGCCGACTCGGCCGACGACGTCTGCGCGGCCGCAGACGACCCGTGCATCGTCAGCCAGGAGGTGCAGATCGCAGGCCTTCTGGATTTCGGCGGCCGCACCGTCCACGTCACCGGCGACGGTCGCCTCAGCGCCGGCGCCAATCACGCCGAGGTGCGCTGCGGCAACCTGACGGCGGACGTCGGCCAGGCGCATGCCGCCATCATCGTGCGCGGCACGAGCAACGGCACGTACCATGGCGGCTCGATGAAGATCCGCGCGCGCCTGGGCTGCGACGGCGGTCCGGGCGGCTGCATGAGCGACGAAGATTGCCATCTCGGGTCGTGTTCGGTTCGACGCTGCTCGCTGCGGCCCTCCGTCACCTGCGAGCAGGAGACGGACTGCATGCTCGGCACCTGCATTCCGCCCGGGCTGCCGAACGCCCGGCGCTGCACGGGCAACAATCTCGTTCGGTGCTCGACCAATACCGACTGCTCGCTAGGCACCTGCCCGACGGACAAGTTCTGCCAGGCGTACCCGAACCGGCCCGTCGCTTGCAGCACCGACACCGACTGCGATTTCGGACTATGCACGATCGAAAGCGGCAGCGTCGACCTGGGCGGTGCCATTCAGGGCGAGGCCGAAGAAGGAGGCTGGGTCGACATCGAAGCCGCGGGCGACGTGACGCTGCGCCGCACGACGTACCTGTCGGCCACCGCCGGCTTCTCGGATGCCGGCCGTCTCGAGATTCACTCCTTCGGCGGAAGCGTCAGGATCCTGGCGCCGGTCGACGCGACAGGCGCACTCGGCGGCGACGTCGAGATCGAAGCCGCAGTGGACGTGCACGTCGACGGCAAGCTCAGGCTGACGGGCGGAGTGGCGGGCGGCGGTTTCGCGCAGATCATCGGCTGGCGCGACGTGGTCGTTACCGACGACGTCCTGGTCAACGGCTCCGTCAATGGAGGCCGGGGCGGCTACATCTACGTCGACGCCGGCCGCGACGTCCGCATCGAAGGAGGCAGCGCCTCCGACCGTGTGCTGCTGACCGCGGATGGAGCCGCCATTGCCAACATCGAGGAGGCCGACACCGGCGACGCCGGTGACGTCGAAGTCGTGGCAGGCGACGACATCCACATCTCCGCATACGGTCGCTTCAGCGCCAGCGGCGGCGCTCCGCACGGCCCCGGCGGCAGCATCTGGTGGAAGGCCATCGGCGACATCGACGTCCACGGCCGCGTCTCGGCCAACTCGACCGGCGCTGCCGGCAGCGCCGGGTTCGTGCACATTCAGGCTGGCGAGGACGTCTTCGTCCACTCGGCGGCCGATCTGGAGGCGCTCGGCATTCTCGAGGCGGATGCCGGCGGCATCGAGATCGACGCCGGCGGCTCCGCGTCCATCCACGGCAGGCTCGAGCTCGACGGTTCCGACGCCTTCGCTGCTTCCGGCAACATCACGCTCGCCGCGTGCAATCTGCAGGTGGGTGCGAATGCGCTCGTGCACAACAAGGCGAACAGCGGCGGAAACGAGCTGCGGGCCGGAGGCGCCATCGAGGTCGCCAGCGGGGCCGCAATCAAGAACGCGCAGGGCTGGAACCTCGTGCGCAGCCGCAGCGACGCCCCCACTCCATCGATCCAAGGCGCGATCACGCCGCCGCCCGCCTTCGTCGTCGACGACACGATCGAAGCGTGCGTGCCATGCCAGGATCCTGGGCAGGCCGAGCCGATCGTCTGCGACGACGATGTCGCCTGCACGACCGACCTGTGCACGCCGAAAGGGTGCACGAGCACGCCGCAGCATTCGCTGTGTGCGGACGGCTCCTTCTGCAACGGGCAGGAACTGTGCGACGCAGGCGCCGGCTGCGTGGCCGCCGATGCCGTGGACTGCTCGCACCTGAACACGGCCTGCGCTGCCGGCAGCTGCAGCGAGCAGGCGCAAGCCTGCATTGCGATGCCCGTCGCCGACGGCACGGCCTGCGACGACGCCGACGCGTGCACCACCGGCGACGCCTGCTCATCCGGCGTGTGCCAGGGCGGCGAGGATCCCTCCTGCGCCGTCTGCGGCGACGGCACCGTCGACGTCGGCGAAGAGTGCGATGACGGCGATGACGATCATGCCCCGGGCGACGCGTGCGCGAGCGACTGCAGCGTGGTGCCATGCGGCTTCCCGCTCGGCGGCGGCCGCGACCACCCCGGTGCATCCGATGCTCTCTACGTTCTGCGCGCCGCCATCTCCCTCGTCGCCTGCGCGATGAGCGTGTGCGATGTCGACGGCAACGCCTCCCTCAGCGCCGGCGACTCGCTCTATCTGCTGGCGTACGCGGTCGGCCGCGACCTGCAGCTGCAGTGTCCGCCGTGAGCGGCCGAGCCTTTCGCGCGCGTCCCGTCACCATGGCGCTGCCGTGCAACGGCCCCTATCTACGCCAGGCCCGGCACCGGAAAGCGCAGGCAGGCGTTCTCGACCTCTGCGCGCAAGGCGGCAAGGGCCGCGGCGTCGTCGTGACGGCGTAGCGCGGCATCGATCCAGCTGCCGAGGCGGCGCATGTCCCCTTCGCGCATCCCGCGCGTGGTCGCCGCCGGCGTGCCCAGCCGCACCCCGCTCGGCCGCAGCGGCGGATTGGGGTCGTCGGGGATGATCTGCTTGTTCGTCGCGATGCAGATCGAATCCAGCGCGCGTTCGCCCGCGCGGCCGTCGATGCCGTAGCCGGCGATCGTATCCAGCACCATCATGTGATTGTCGGTGCCACCGGTGACGAGCGCGGCGCCGTTCGCCGACAGCGTGGCTGCCAGCACCTTGGCATTGCGCAGGACCTGCGCGGCATACTCGCGGAACTCGGGCTCCATGGCCTTCTTCAGCGTGATGGCGATGCCGGCGATCGTGTTCATGTGCGGCCCGCCCTGCAGGCCCGGGAACACCGAAGCGTCGATGCGCGCGGCGTGTTCCTTGCGGCACAGCACCATGCCGGCGCGGGGGCCGCGCAGGCTCTTGTGCGTCGTCGTGGTCACGACGTCGAAGCCGTGATCGAACGGGTTGGCCAGAGCGCCGCCGGCGATGAGCCCGCCGACGTGCGAGACGTCGGCCATGGCGCTGGCGCCCACTTCATCGGCGATCGCGCGAAAGGCGGCGTAGTCGTAGTCGCGCGGGTAGGAGGTATAGCCGCACAGCACGATCTTCGGCTTCTCGCGCCGCGCCGTCCGACGCAGTTCGTCGAAGTCGATGCGGCCGGCGTCGTCGGTGCGGGTCTTGTACCGAAGGAAGCGGAACAGCCGCCCCATATGCGAGACCGGTGCGCCGTGTGTCAGGTGGCCGCCATGCGACAGATCCATCGCCAGAATCGTGTCGCCGGGGTCGAGAAAGGCCAGGTATACCGCCTGGTTCATCGGCGAGCCCGACAGGGGCTGCACGTTGGCGTGCTCGCAGCGAAACAGACGACGCGCGCGGTCGCGGGCGATATCCTCGACGATGTCAGTGTATTCCTGGCCGCCATAGTAGCGACGGCCCGGATAGCCTTCGGAGTACTTGTTGGTCAGGACCGACCCCAGCGCGGCCAGAACCTCGGGGTACGTGTAGTTCTCCGAAGGGATCAGCTCGATGCCGCGCCGCTGGCGCGTCTCCTCGCCGCAGAGGGCGTCCGCGACCTCCGGGTCGTATAGCTCGAGCGCCTCTCGATGAGTCGAATGCGGGAACTGCAGTCGCGCCGTTTCCATGGCCGGGACTATCGCCGAGCCCGCGTTGACAAGTAAAGTGAAACATCGGACGCACATCGTTCGATGAAATCGAACGTGGCCCATCTCGACAGGCTCGATCTCAACAAGCTGATCACGTTCCTGGTCATCGCCGAATCCGGCGGCGTGGCCGCGGCCGCGCGTCAGCTTTCGCTGACGCGCTCGGCGATCAGCCACAGCCTCGCCGCCCTGGAATCGGCGCTCGGAGCCACGCTGTTCCACCGTGTCGGCAAGACGATGGTGCTGACGCCGGAGGGGCGGCGACTGCGCGCCGTGGTGTCCGACGCGCGCGACCGGCTGTCGGAAGCGCTGACCGAGGTGCTCGGAGGCAGCAAGGAAGTCAGCGGCACGGTACGTGTCGGCCTCTTCACCGGCTTCTCACGCTTCCGCATCGCCGCGGTGGTCGACGAGTTCACGCGGCAGTATCCCGCGGCTCGCGTGCGTGTGGGCTTCGGCCCGCAGAGCTGGCTTGCCGAAGAGCTGACGGCGGGCCGGCTCGATTTCACCTTGTCGCTGCGGCCGGGGGGGCCGAGCCTGCCGCACATCCGCTCGCAGCGGCTGTTCGAGCAATCGCTCGTGCTGGCGGCGCCGCCTTCGAAGTCGCGACGCATCATGAACCCGGAGGCATTGTCTCGCCTTGCACTGATCGACTACTACCAGAGCGACCCTCTCATCGATCGCTGGGCACGCCACCACTTCGGCGCGCGGCGCGCCGCGCGCGATCGGATCCGCTGCTGGGTCGCCACGACCGATCTGGCCGTCGAGCTGGTCCTTCGAGGGGCCGGCGCAGCGGTACTCCCGAGCGACGTAGCCGAGCCGTTCCAGGAAGAAGGGCGGCTGTCGGTGCTGCGCGGGCCGAGGGAACCGATGCGCGATCCGGTGTGGCTCAATCAGCTCGCGAGCGCGCGGCGGGTAAAGGCGCTCGATGCGTTCCGGGAGCTGCTCGTGCGGGAGGCGCCATAGCGGCAGCGGTAGCGCGCGCTGCGGTGCGGGAGGCGCGACAGCCGCGGCGATTGCGCGCGCTGCCGTGCTTGAGGCGCGACAGCCGCAGCCGTGCCCAGCCGCGACGCGGGAGGCACGACCCGCACGTAGGTTTTCAGGCGAGTGTCGGCAGGAACGCCGCTTCTACTGCGGCAGCGCCGGGTAGGGCAGGCGCACCAGGCCACGGTGCTCGGGATCGAATGGCGTCAGGTAAACGCCCTGGGGTCCAGGCACCGCCGAAGCGATGTTGCTCAGTGCCGGCCCCTCGTACATCGCAGCATACAGCGGCGTGCTGCCGTCGGCGCTGAGAACGACGACGCCCGTTCGCCGCGATTGCGGCACGCGCTCCAGCGGCAGGCGCAGAAACAGCGGCTTGATCCACGCATTGGCGTGCAGCCATGTCAGCAGCGCGCTGCGCTCCTTGATCAGCCCCGCCCAGATGCGGCCGTGGTCGTCGCGGTCCAGGCCGTCGGGCATGCCGCCGAGTCCGTCGAGCACGACCTGCGCCGTGCCTGCACGAGCGCCCGCGATGAAGAATCGCGTCAGCCGAAACTGCGGCGTTTGGCTGACGAGCACCGACTCCTCTCGCGCCTTGCCCGGATGCAGGTCGAAGAGGACGCCGTCGATGAAATGGTAGCCTTCGGCAATCAGGCGCGTGACGCCCGTATCCAGATCGTGCCGCCACAGCCTCCCGTTGGCTGCCAGCGAAACCGCTTCAACCAGCGCGCCGCCGCCCATCGACGCGCCTTCGTACGAGAAGGGCTCGGAGAAGTAGATGCGGCGGCCGTCCTGCGAGAGCTCGAGATCGTTGCAGAATGCCAGCGGTCTGCTCCCGCCGCTCGCGTTGCCTGCGAGCTCGGGAGCGTCGCCGTCATCGCGGTAGATGACGGGGCGGGCGTGCTCGATGGCAGTGGCGGGCACGCGAAGGACCACCGGCGTGACGGCGCGCGTCGCCACGTCCAGCCGGTAGAGTCCCACCGCCTCGCCGGCCGGATACGTCTGTCCGTGAAGGTGCGAGGCGCACAAGTAGATGGTGGAGGGGTCGCCCGGCGCCTCGTGCATGCCCGAGGGCATGAGCGGCGGATCGAGAAACGGCTCGGCGGCGTGCGTGCGGAGGTCGACCTTCCACAAGCGGCCGTCCATCGCGCTGACCAGCGCCGCGGCGCCACCGTCGACGAACACGATGTCGTCGTGCCCGGGAAGGTCGGATGGGAAGCTCTGCAGCGAGGACGCGAACTGCTGCGATCGGTCGACGGCCATCATCGCGCGCACGGTGTCTTCGGCGAAGGCGATGCTCGGCGCCGGCGCGACTTCTGGCCGCGGTGCGGTGGCCAGCCACCACAGCGCGAGCAGTGCAGCGACGACGGCGACGGTCCTCATGGGCACGGCTGCTTTCCAGCATTTCCTGCCTCGCGTCAACGGCGGCAGGTTCTGCCTGCGCCGCTGATGCCGGCGGCTGCGACGGTGGCCGAGGAAGTCGATCGCTGCTAAAGCTCGCAGGATGAAGATCTGCATCCTGGGTGCAACCGGTCTCGTTGGACGCGAGACCCTCGAGCTGGTCGGGCGTGCTTGGCCCGGCGCGGAACTGTTCCTCTACGCGAGCCGCGATCAGGAGATGGAGCTTCGCGAAACGCGCTACCCGGTCCTTGCGGCCGCGCGCCTCGAGGAGACGACGGCACCCAAAGGCGATCTCGCTTTCGTCGCGCTCGATGACGAGCACAGCAAGCGCTACGTGCCGCGGCTGCTCGAGCTCGGCTACCGCGTCATCGACAAGAGCAACACGTACCGCGGCGATCCGAACGTGCCGCTGGTGGCGGCCGGCGCCAACTCGCATCGCGTCACCGACGACGTTCGCCTGGTGGCCAATCCCAACTGCACGACGATCCCGCTGACGCTGGCGCTGCAGCCGCTGCGGAAGAAATTCGGTCTGGAGGAAGTCACTGTCAGCACCTATCAGGCCGTCAGCGGTGCCGGCATCGCCGCGCTCGATACGTTCCTGGCGGCGAGCCACGAAGGCTACGGCGCCGTCGACCGCCTCGGCAAGGTTTTCGATCCCAAGGCGTATGCGGGCAACACCGTGCCGCACAACGGCGGCACCGACGACAGCGGCTTCTCGTCCGAAGAGCGCAAGCTCATGTTCGAGGCGCGCAAGATCCTCGAGATCCCCGAGCTGCCGGTCAGTGCCCAGTGCTGCCGCGTGGCAGTGGCCGTGGGCCACTACGAGAACGCGTGGGTGACGTTCGAGAAGCCCGTCGAGCCGTCGGCGGTGGCCGAGGTGCTCGGTGACGAGAAGCAGGCGCCGTTCGTGCGCTTCCTCTCCGGTGCGGCCGGCGAGGGCCTGTCGTCCGTTGCGAGCGTCGGCGACCGCGATCGCGCCCTGGTCGGACGCGTGCGCAAGGACGCGCGCGATCGCAGCGGGCGCAGCCTGTGTCTGACGGTTGTCGCCGACAACCTGCGCCTGGGCGCGGCGACCAACGCCGTGCGCATAGCCAGCCGCTGGTTTGCGTCGAAGGATAGGGAGCTTCAGGCCCCGTAGCGGCGGGCGGACGCGCATAGCGGCCGATCTGCTTCGTTGCAGTCCTCGGGGCTCGCTGCGGCGGGCCTCCAGCCCGCCTGCGCTCGGCTGCACGGCGCTGTAGGATGTGGGCGTGGGTGCGACGATCGAGCTACGCGGCGTTTCCAAGCGGTACGGGGATCGATTGGCGGTCGAGAATCTGACCCTCACCGTCGCCGGCGGCGAGCTGCTGGTCATCGTCGGGGAGTCGGGGTGCGGAAAGACGACCGCGCTGAAGATGATCAACCGGCTGGTCGAGCCGACGGCCGGTGCCGTGCTGCTCGACGGGCAGGATGTCTCGCTGCTGGCTCCTCACGAGCTGCGCCGGCGCATCGGCTACGTCTTCCAGCGCGTCGGTCTGTTTCCTCACATGACGGTCGCCGAGAACGTCGGCATCACGCCGTCGCTTCTGGGCTGGCAGCCCGGGCGCATCCGGCAGCGCGTGGATGAGCTGCTCTCACTGGTCGAGCTCGATCCCGACGAAGTGCGCGAGCGCATGCCCGCCGACCTCTCGGGCGGGCAGCAGCAGCGCGTCGGCGTCGCCCGCGCGCTGGCGGCCGGAGCCACCATCGTTCTTCTCGACGAGCCGTTCGGAGCGCTCGACCCGCTGACGCGCCGCCGTCTGCACGACGCCTTCGACGCGGTCCGGCGGCGGCTGGCGGTGACTTCGATCCTCGTCTCGCACGACATGAGCGAGGCCCTGCTCCTCGCCGACCGCATCGCGGTCATGCGGGCCGGCAGGCTCGTTCAGATCGGCACGCCGTGCGAGCTTCTCCGGCGCCCGGCCGACGATTACGTGCGCGGCCTGCTGGAGACGCCGACGCACGAGTCGCGGCGTATTGCCGAAATGATCGGAGCGGCCACGTGAGCGAGCAGCTCGCGCTGCTGCCGGAGTACCTGACCGCCCATCTGCAGCTGACGGTCGTGGCGATGCTGCTGGCGACGCTCATCAGCGTTCCCCTCGGCATCGCTGCCACGCGCATGCCGTGGCTGGAGCGCGCGGTCCTGGGTTTCGCCTCGATGGTGCAGACCGTTCCTGGTCTTGCGCTGCTGGCGGTGATGGTGCCGCTGCTTGCGGCGTTGCGCCTTCCAAGCATCGGCTTCGTGCCTGCGATCGTCGGTCTGACGCTCTACGCGCTGCTCCCGATCCTGCGCAACACGGCAACGGGGATCGCCTCGGTCGATCCGTCCGTGATCGAGGCCGCGCTCGGCGTGGGGATGACGCGGCGGCAGCAGCTGGCGCGCGTCGAGATACCGCTGGCCATGCCGATGATCGTCGCCGGCATACGCACGGCCACGGTCTGGACCGTCGGCATGGCGACGCTGGCCACGCCGGTCGGGGCGGTCAGCCTCGGCAACTACATCTTCAGCGGGCTGCAGACGCGGAACGTTGCTGCCGTGCTCGTCGGATCGGCGGCGGCCGCCGCCCTGGCGTTGCTCCTGGACGGCATCGTGCGTCTGGCAGAGAGCGGCGCTCGCAGGCGGCGGCCGGGGCTGCTGTGGACGGGCTGCGCGCTCGGCATCGCCATCACGGCCTACGCAGGATTGGCGTCGACGGCGCCGCCCCGCACGGCACGAACGATCGTCATTGGCGCCAAGCCCTTCACCGAGCAGCTGATCCTAGGCGAGATCCTGAGCGCCTGGATCGGCGAGCGCACCGGCGCGGCGACGCGCTTGTTGCCGGCTCTAGGCTCCACCGTGGCGTTCGACGCGTTGCGCGCCGGCGAGATCGACGTCTATGTCGACTACAGCGGCACGCTGTGGACGACGGTCCTGCATCGGCAGGAGCTGCCGGCAAGCCGACAAGAACTGCTGGCGCAGGCCGCGCGCCAGCTCGAGCAGGAACACCGGGTGCGCATCGTCGCGAATCTCGGCTTCGAGAACGCCTACGTGCTGGCGATGCGGGAGACCGATGCATCCGGGCGTGGCATCGAGGCGATCAGCGACCTGCAGCCGCTCGCCCACTCCGCCAGCATCGGCGGCGACTACGAGTTCTTCGCGCGGCCCGAATGGCGCCGCCTGCGCGAGGTGTACGGCCTGCGCTTCGCGCAGGAGCGGACGATGGATCCGTCCTTGTTGTATCCGGCGGCGGCCCGCGGTGACGTCGACGTGGTCAGCGCTTACTCCACCGACGGCCGGCTGGCGGCGGCGAGGCTGCGCATCCTGCGCGACGATCGCCTCGCCATCCCGCCCTACGACGCCGTCGTGCTCGCGCGTGCAGTGTTGCTGGAGGAGCAGCCGCGGCTGCGGGAAGCGCTGGCGGCGCTGGAGGGAAGCATCGACGTGCGGGCGATGCAGCGCATGAATCTGGCGGTCGACGTCAACGGCTACACGCCGGGGCAGGTGGCGCGCAACTTCGTCGCGGCTCGCAAGGTCACTCCTCCGGAGGCCCGCCCGAGCGTGCGACCTGGTCCGCCTTGATCCTGGAGGCATCGAACCGCCTGGCGGACGCGATCATACGGTCCAACGTCGCATCGAAGTCGGCCTTGGCCCCGCGCTGGAACCGCAGCGGGTTGATGCGGGCGACGACGAAGTTCTTGAGGTACGGGCTTTCGAAGCCGCGCGATTTGAGCGACGCCACCGCTGCAGTGACCGCCTCGTCGAGCTGCAGCAGCTTTTCGGCGCGTGCTTCGCGCGTGGTGATCGCCCTGGGCAGCCGGCTTGCCAGAAACGACTCCGTGCGCGTGAGCACCGGGCGATAGACGCTGCCGGCGAAGCGGCCGTTGCGCTCGTAGCAGATGCCGAGCGTCAGAAGCGCCGGCTCCTCGAACATGAGCGCGAAGTCGCGCTCCGGCCCTGCATCGGTCGCGGCCAGGTCGCGCGCCATGCGAATCACCTCGAGCGCCTTCTCGCGCAGGTTGTGCGCCTTCTCCGTGTTCAGCGCCAGGATCTGGTAGGTGATGTCCGACTCGGGCACGAGCAGCGCGACGATGCTGCGGGCGCCCAGGCGCCGCATCGCGTTCAGCCGGTGATTGCCGTTGGGCGTCCAGTACGTGCCGTCGTCGCGGCGCACGGCGATGATCGGATCGAGGAAGCGTCCGAGCTGATCCACCCGCGAGGACAGCCGCTCGACATGCGCCTCGGAGACGTCGCGCTGGAAAGGTGTGGGCGCAACCTTGTCGATGGGGAGCGCCACCACCAGCTGCCAGAGGCCGCCGAGCGGATCGCGATAGGCGCCGGCCACGGTGCCCCCGTCGGACTCGACCGTTGCGGCGAGCCTTGCGACGGCGGCTGGAAGGTTCTCGCTGCAGATCTGGCGAGGCGTCAGGCCGCGGGAGGCCGGTTCGGCGCCTTTCTTCTTCTTTCGGCTCGTCGTCTTGCGCGCGCCCATGGATCAGGCGGGCAGCGGCAGACGCACGGTGAACTCGCTGCCCTTGCCGACGCCGTCGCTGTGGACCTGGATCGTGCCGCCGTGCAGCGTCACCAGGTTCTTGACCAGGGAGAGCCCGATGCCGAGGCCTCCGTTGGACTTGTCGCGCGCGCTCTCGACCTGCGTGAACAGATCGAAGATCCGCGGCAGCATGTCGGCCGCGATGCCGATGCCGGTATCCTCGACGTGCACGACGGCTTCGAGCGGCTCCACGGTCGCCTTGACCCAGATCTTTCCGCGGTCCGGCGTGTACTTGACGGCATTGCCGATGAGATTGACGAAGATCTGGTGCAGGCGCAGCGGGTCGGCGTCGACGATGATCGGCCCGGACGGAAGCAGAAGATCCAGGTCGTGTCCCCGCTCGCGTGCATCATGGGCAACGTCCTCGACCGCCTTCTCGAGCACGGTCTGCAGCACGACCGGCTCGAGCTTCACGTCGATCTTGCCGGCGCGGATCCGCGTCAGGTCGAGGAGATCGTCGACCAGCCGATGGATGAACGCGACCTGACGCTCGATGAGATTGATGGGGTATTCGACGTTGGGGATGTCGGCCGCGGCCAGGCGCAGCAGATGCACGGCATTGGTCAGTGGCGCCAGAGGATTTCGCAGCTCGTGC
Encoded proteins:
- a CDS encoding ABC transporter permease/substrate-binding protein, whose translation is MSEQLALLPEYLTAHLQLTVVAMLLATLISVPLGIAATRMPWLERAVLGFASMVQTVPGLALLAVMVPLLAALRLPSIGFVPAIVGLTLYALLPILRNTATGIASVDPSVIEAALGVGMTRRQQLARVEIPLAMPMIVAGIRTATVWTVGMATLATPVGAVSLGNYIFSGLQTRNVAAVLVGSAAAAALALLLDGIVRLAESGARRRRPGLLWTGCALGIAITAYAGLASTAPPRTARTIVIGAKPFTEQLILGEILSAWIGERTGAATRLLPALGSTVAFDALRAGEIDVYVDYSGTLWTTVLHRQELPASRQELLAQAARQLEQEHRVRIVANLGFENAYVLAMRETDASGRGIEAISDLQPLAHSASIGGDYEFFARPEWRRLREVYGLRFAQERTMDPSLLYPAAARGDVDVVSAYSTDGRLAAARLRILRDDRLAIPPYDAVVLARAVLLEEQPRLREALAALEGSIDVRAMQRMNLAVDVNGYTPGQVARNFVAARKVTPPEARPSVRPGPP
- a CDS encoding LysR family transcriptional regulator, encoding MKSNVAHLDRLDLNKLITFLVIAESGGVAAAARQLSLTRSAISHSLAALESALGATLFHRVGKTMVLTPEGRRLRAVVSDARDRLSEALTEVLGGSKEVSGTVRVGLFTGFSRFRIAAVVDEFTRQYPAARVRVGFGPQSWLAEELTAGRLDFTLSLRPGGPSLPHIRSQRLFEQSLVLAAPPSKSRRIMNPEALSRLALIDYYQSDPLIDRWARHHFGARRAARDRIRCWVATTDLAVELVLRGAGAAVLPSDVAEPFQEEGRLSVLRGPREPMRDPVWLNQLASARRVKALDAFRELLVREAP
- the glyA gene encoding serine hydroxymethyltransferase, with the translated sequence METARLQFPHSTHREALELYDPEVADALCGEETRQRRGIELIPSENYTYPEVLAALGSVLTNKYSEGYPGRRYYGGQEYTDIVEDIARDRARRLFRCEHANVQPLSGSPMNQAVYLAFLDPGDTILAMDLSHGGHLTHGAPVSHMGRLFRFLRYKTRTDDAGRIDFDELRRTARREKPKIVLCGYTSYPRDYDYAAFRAIADEVGASAMADVSHVGGLIAGGALANPFDHGFDVVTTTTHKSLRGPRAGMVLCRKEHAARIDASVFPGLQGGPHMNTIAGIAITLKKAMEPEFREYAAQVLRNAKVLAATLSANGAALVTGGTDNHMMVLDTIAGYGIDGRAGERALDSICIATNKQIIPDDPNPPLRPSGVRLGTPAATTRGMREGDMRRLGSWIDAALRRHDDAAALAALRAEVENACLRFPVPGLA
- a CDS encoding ParB N-terminal domain-containing protein, encoding MGARKTTSRKKKKGAEPASRGLTPRQICSENLPAAVARLAATVESDGGTVAGAYRDPLGGLWQLVVALPIDKVAPTPFQRDVSEAHVERLSSRVDQLGRFLDPIIAVRRDDGTYWTPNGNHRLNAMRRLGARSIVALLVPESDITYQILALNTEKAHNLREKALEVIRMARDLAATDAGPERDFALMFEEPALLTLGICYERNGRFAGSVYRPVLTRTESFLASRLPRAITTREARAEKLLQLDEAVTAAVASLKSRGFESPYLKNFVVARINPLRFQRGAKADFDATLDRMIASARRFDASRIKADQVARSGGPPEE
- a CDS encoding aspartate-semialdehyde dehydrogenase, which codes for MKICILGATGLVGRETLELVGRAWPGAELFLYASRDQEMELRETRYPVLAAARLEETTAPKGDLAFVALDDEHSKRYVPRLLELGYRVIDKSNTYRGDPNVPLVAAGANSHRVTDDVRLVANPNCTTIPLTLALQPLRKKFGLEEVTVSTYQAVSGAGIAALDTFLAASHEGYGAVDRLGKVFDPKAYAGNTVPHNGGTDDSGFSSEERKLMFEARKILEIPELPVSAQCCRVAVAVGHYENAWVTFEKPVEPSAVAEVLGDEKQAPFVRFLSGAAGEGLSSVASVGDRDRALVGRVRKDARDRSGRSLCLTVVADNLRLGAATNAVRIASRWFASKDRELQAP
- a CDS encoding ATP-binding cassette domain-containing protein, which translates into the protein MGATIELRGVSKRYGDRLAVENLTLTVAGGELLVIVGESGCGKTTALKMINRLVEPTAGAVLLDGQDVSLLAPHELRRRIGYVFQRVGLFPHMTVAENVGITPSLLGWQPGRIRQRVDELLSLVELDPDEVRERMPADLSGGQQQRVGVARALAAGATIVLLDEPFGALDPLTRRRLHDAFDAVRRRLAVTSILVSHDMSEALLLADRIAVMRAGRLVQIGTPCELLRRPADDYVRGLLETPTHESRRIAEMIGAAT
- a CDS encoding PAS domain-containing sensor histidine kinase, yielding MTPPTEDLLRLLAEQAREHAFILLDADGRILWWSPSAEEIFGASAEEMNGQPLSVLFVPEDNAMGLPDHELAVARSSGAAENDRWLQRKDGSRFWAAGATTPLKDRDGRIFAFGKILRNRTDQKGYIEALRKRAERLAREDEQKTVFLSTLSHELRNPLAPLTNAVHLLRLAAADIPNVEYPINLIERQVAFIHRLVDDLLDLTRIRAGKIDVKLEPVVLQTVLEKAVEDVAHDARERGHDLDLLLPSGPIIVDADPLRLHQIFVNLIGNAVKYTPDRGKIWVKATVEPLEAVVHVEDTGIGIAADMLPRIFDLFTQVESARDKSNGGLGIGLSLVKNLVTLHGGTIQVHSDGVGKGSEFTVRLPLPA